The Cognatishimia activa nucleotide sequence AAACGCTTTCCTCCTTCTCGGACTGGGCGGCCTTGTGGGCGTTCTCTCCGGCATGTTTGGGGTTGGCGGCGGATTCCTCATGACCCCGCTCTTGTTCTTTATTGGCATTCCACCGGCTGTGGCCGTGGCAACAGAAGCCAATCAAATCGTCGCTTCTTCTTTCTCTGGCGTGCTTGCGCACTTCAAAAGGCGAACGGTGGACTTGAGGATGGGGACGGTCTTGCTGATCGGTGGTCTCACCGGTGCGGCACTGGGCGTGTTCATCTTCAACTACTTAAAATCGCTCGGCCAAGTCGATCTGTTGGTTAAGCTTTGCTACGTGGTCTTCCTAGGCATCATCGGCAGTTTGATGTTTGTTGAAAGCCTGAACGCGATCCGCAAATCACGCAAACAAACTGGTCCGATCAAGCGCAAGAAACACACTTGGGTGCATGGTCTTCCGTTCAAAATGCGGTTCCGTGTTTCCGGACTTTATATCTCTGTGATCCCTCCCCTGCTCGTCGGTGTCTTTGTCGGCATCCTCTCAGCCATCATGGGTGTTGGCGGTGGCTTCATCATGGTGCCTGCGATGATCTATCTGCTGGGCATGCCAACCAAAGTTGTTGTCGGCACCTCGCTTTTTCAGATCATCTTTGTGACGGCTTTCACGACACTGTTGCACGCCACAACAAACCACACTGTGGACATGGCATTGGCCGTTCTGCTGCTCGTGGGTGGCGTGATTGGAGCACAGTTCGGTGCAGTCATCGGTGCAAAACTGAAGGCCGAACAGCTACGAATTTTGCTGGCCATGATGGTGATCGCGGTCTGCCTGAAACTGGCGTTGGATTTGCTGATCATGCCAAGCGAGCTCTACTCGCTCGGTGCCGCGGGAGGTCACTAAGATGTTGCGTTCTATCCTTATCGCACTTTGCTTTATGCTCCCATTGTCAGCGCAGGCTGAAGAAGAAGTCGTCCTTGGCCTCAGTCAAAATCGCGTCGCAATTACCGCGAATTTCGATGGCTCTGAAATCCTTGTCTTCGGCGCAGTCAAACGTGAGGCCGCCATCCCGGATGGAGATCCACTTGAAGTCGTTGTCACGGTTTCTGGCCCTTCTGAACCAATCACAGTACGCCGGAAAGAAAAACGGTTCGGTATTTGGGTGAACACGGATAGCGTAACCATAGATGCGGCGCCTAGCTTCTATGCAGTTGCATCAAGCGGCCCGCTGCAAGATATCCTTGCGAAGCATGAAGACATTTTGCATCGCGTCTCAATCGAAAATGCTATCGACTCGATTGCCGCGCGCTTCCGGCAACCAGAGGCCCCTCGATTTGCCGAAGCTATCGCCCGCATTCGCACAGACAACGGACTCTATTCTGTGCATGAAGGTGCCGTGCAAGTAGAAGAACAAACCTTGTTCCGAACGTCCATTGCCATGCCTGCAAACCTAACGGAAGGCGACTACAGCACGCGGGTTTTTCTAACGCGTGGAGGCCTGGTTATTTCAGAATACGAGACCACGATTGACGTTCGCAAGGTTGGGTTGGAGCGTTTTCTCTTTAACCTGTCGCGCCAGCAGCCCCTGGTTTACGGCCTTCTGTCATTGGCCATTGCAATCATCGCAGGCTGGGGCGCATCGGCCTTCTTCAGATTTGTGCGTCAGGGCGCGTAATACGCGCCCTGCCCTTTACCCACGGCCGATATAGGGCATCTTGGTTGCCATGACGGTCATGAACTGAACATTGGCCTCTGCAGGCAACTCCGCCATATGTAGAACAAGGCGCGCCGCATCGTTCACATCCATCATTGGCATGAGCTTCGCGTTTGGGTCTTCTGCCAAGGCACGGGCATTGAGATCATCCACCATTTCCGTTCGCGCATTGCCAATATCGATCTGCCCACAGGCGATATCGTGCTCTCTACCATCCAAAGAGATACTACGCGTCATCCCAGTGATTGCGTGTTTGCTGGTTGTGTAACACACCGATTCCGCACGGGGGCTGTGAGCTGAGAGGGAGCCGTTGTTGATGATGCGCCCCCCCTTGGGATGTTGATCCCGCATCTGGCGAAACGCCAATTGCGCCGCAATGAACATGCCCCGAACGTTCACGTTAAGCACATTGTCAAAGTCATCCAGATCAACTTCATCAATGCTCGCACTTGGCCCAAAGCTCCCGGCATTGTTGAACAGAGCATCCAGACGTCCTGTCAAATCAAGGAACTTGTCAAAGGCCGCC carries:
- a CDS encoding sulfite exporter TauE/SafE family protein, whose product is MQIYLPIAEVSVNAFLLLGLGGLVGVLSGMFGVGGGFLMTPLLFFIGIPPAVAVATEANQIVASSFSGVLAHFKRRTVDLRMGTVLLIGGLTGAALGVFIFNYLKSLGQVDLLVKLCYVVFLGIIGSLMFVESLNAIRKSRKQTGPIKRKKHTWVHGLPFKMRFRVSGLYISVIPPLLVGVFVGILSAIMGVGGGFIMVPAMIYLLGMPTKVVVGTSLFQIIFVTAFTTLLHATTNHTVDMALAVLLLVGGVIGAQFGAVIGAKLKAEQLRILLAMMVIAVCLKLALDLLIMPSELYSLGAAGGH
- a CDS encoding TIGR02186 family protein, producing the protein MLRSILIALCFMLPLSAQAEEEVVLGLSQNRVAITANFDGSEILVFGAVKREAAIPDGDPLEVVVTVSGPSEPITVRRKEKRFGIWVNTDSVTIDAAPSFYAVASSGPLQDILAKHEDILHRVSIENAIDSIAARFRQPEAPRFAEAIARIRTDNGLYSVHEGAVQVEEQTLFRTSIAMPANLTEGDYSTRVFLTRGGLVISEYETTIDVRKVGLERFLFNLSRQQPLVYGLLSLAIAIIAGWGASAFFRFVRQGA
- a CDS encoding SDR family oxidoreductase, which gives rise to MKSIIVTGASSGIGRATAEAFLEQGWKVGLIARRGDRLADIAAKNKAAIPLPVDVTDAVGMQAAFDKFLDLTGRLDALFNNAGSFGPSASIDEVDLDDFDNVLNVNVRGMFIAAQLAFRQMRDQHPKGGRIINNGSLSAHSPRAESVCYTTSKHAITGMTRSISLDGREHDIACGQIDIGNARTEMVDDLNARALAEDPNAKLMPMMDVNDAARLVLHMAELPAEANVQFMTVMATKMPYIGRG